A window of the Pseudomonadota bacterium genome harbors these coding sequences:
- a CDS encoding KpsF/GutQ family sugar-phosphate isomerase encodes MGRAVLEIESRAVADLVARVDASFVAAVRAMLDCQGRVVVLGMGKSGHVGGKIAATLASTGTPAFFVHAGEACHGDMGMITASDVVLALSNSGETEELTTLLPLIKRLGVPLIGITGNAQSTLASAATVHILVDVREEACPLGLAPTSSTTAALAMGDALAIAMLQVRGFTARDFARAHPGGALGRRLLKIDDLMHSGSDMPTVRPDAPVAAAVVEMTRSGLGLTAVVDDDGVLVGVFTDGDLRRVFERNHDIRAARMDDVMTRGCKTAGRDLLAAEALRLMQEHKINALLVVGEGQRLIGVLNMHDLLRARVV; translated from the coding sequence ATGGGCCGCGCCGTGCTCGAAATCGAATCCCGCGCGGTGGCCGACCTGGTGGCGCGCGTCGATGCCAGTTTCGTGGCGGCGGTGCGCGCCATGCTCGACTGCCAGGGCCGCGTGGTGGTGCTGGGCATGGGCAAGTCCGGCCATGTCGGCGGCAAGATTGCCGCCACCCTCGCCAGCACCGGCACGCCGGCGTTCTTCGTGCACGCCGGCGAAGCCTGCCACGGCGACATGGGCATGATCACCGCCAGCGACGTGGTGCTGGCCTTGTCCAATTCCGGAGAAACCGAGGAGCTGACCACGCTCCTGCCGCTCATCAAGCGGCTCGGCGTGCCGCTGATCGGCATCACCGGCAACGCGCAGTCGACGCTCGCCAGCGCCGCCACCGTGCACATCCTGGTCGACGTGCGCGAAGAAGCCTGCCCGCTCGGCCTCGCGCCGACATCCAGCACCACCGCCGCGCTGGCGATGGGCGATGCGCTCGCCATCGCCATGCTCCAGGTGCGCGGCTTCACCGCGCGCGACTTTGCCCGCGCCCATCCCGGCGGCGCCCTCGGTCGGCGGCTGTTGAAGATCGACGACCTCATGCATTCCGGCAGTGACATGCCGACCGTGCGTCCAGACGCGCCGGTCGCCGCGGCGGTGGTCGAGATGACCCGCTCCGGCCTCGGCTTGACGGCGGTGGTCGACGATGACGGCGTGCTGGTCGGGGTGTTCACCGATGGCGACCTGCGGCGCGTGTTCGAACGCAACCACGACATCCGTGCCGCGCGCATGGACGACGTCATGACCCGTGGCTGCAAGACCGCCGGCCGTGACCTGCTGGCGGCCGAGGCGCTGCGTCTCATGCAGGAGCACAAGATCAATGCGCTGCTGGTGGTGGGCGAGGGCCAACGCCTGATCGGCGTGTTGAACATGCATGACTTGTTGAGGGCGCGGGTCGTCTAG
- the raiA gene encoding ribosome-associated translation inhibitor RaiA codes for MHIKVDGRHVEVTDSMNDYIQTKLGRIERHFDHLVNVHVVLGVEKQRQMAEATIHVAGNDIHAHSEDDDMYAAIDSLVDKLDRQIKKHKEKVTNHRG; via the coding sequence ATGCATATCAAAGTCGATGGGCGCCACGTCGAAGTCACTGACTCGATGAACGACTACATCCAGACCAAGCTCGGCCGCATCGAGCGTCATTTCGACCACCTCGTGAACGTACACGTGGTGTTGGGGGTGGAAAAGCAGCGCCAGATGGCGGAAGCCACCATCCATGTCGCCGGCAACGACATCCACGCCCACAGCGAGGATGACGACATGTATGCCGCCATCGATTCGCTGGTCGACAAGCTCGACCGCCAGATCAAGAAGCACAAGGAAAAGGTCACCAACCACCGCGGCTGA
- the lptA gene encoding lipopolysaccharide transport periplasmic protein LptA has protein sequence MKSSSRGVEETLTQLLRRPRMASCASALLLALLAGPAHALSTDAQQPVQIEADFAELDDEEHTTVYVGNVVVDQGSMHMTGDRLRVNFTENKDMKDAYLEGRPATFKQTPDHDDDVHGQAMQIEYHADRSLLNLIEKARVTQGERLFEGHRINYDTKKSIITARSARAGEADKDQRPKDGSGRVTHHHSAQEEAAGRQPRAGARRGRDPSSRSGGRATRAGRRSRRRAGRRRQVPGLGGRRQGQRARVPGFVLSALFTVCRPTPRPDGLRP, from the coding sequence ATGAAGTCGTCAAGCCGCGGAGTTGAAGAAACTCTGACCCAGCTGCTGCGCCGCCCGCGCATGGCCTCGTGCGCCTCGGCGCTGTTGCTGGCGCTGCTGGCCGGGCCGGCGCATGCGCTGTCGACCGACGCCCAGCAGCCGGTGCAGATAGAAGCCGACTTCGCCGAGCTCGACGACGAAGAGCACACCACGGTGTACGTCGGCAACGTGGTGGTCGACCAGGGCTCGATGCACATGACCGGTGACCGTCTGCGCGTCAACTTCACCGAGAACAAGGACATGAAGGACGCCTACCTCGAAGGCCGTCCCGCCACGTTCAAACAGACCCCCGATCACGACGACGACGTGCACGGCCAGGCCATGCAGATCGAATACCACGCCGACCGTTCGCTCCTGAACCTCATCGAGAAGGCGCGCGTGACCCAGGGCGAGCGGCTGTTCGAAGGCCATCGCATCAACTACGACACCAAGAAGAGCATCATCACCGCGCGTTCGGCGCGCGCCGGCGAGGCCGACAAGGATCAACGCCCGAAGGACGGCAGCGGCCGCGTCACGCATCATCATTCCGCCCAAGAAGAAGCCGCCGGACGCCAGCCCCGCGCCGGCGCCCGCCGCGGCCGCGACCCAAGCTCCCGCAGCGGTGGTCGTGCCACCCGCGCCGGACGGCGATCGCGACGGCGTGCCGGACGGCGACGACAAGTGCCCGGCCTCGGCGGGCGGCGCCAAGGTCAACGCGCAAGGGTGCCGGGTTTCGTCTTGAGCGCGCTGTTCACCGTGTGCCGGCCGACGCCGCGTCCCGACGGGTTGCGCCCATGA
- a CDS encoding nucleotidyltransferase family protein, with the protein MKAMILAAGRGQRLAPLTDTLPKPLVEVGGTTLIERHVTRLCAAGLRDIVINVAHLGALIEARLGDGTAYGARIVYSRETEGALETGGGIARALPLLGDAPFVVVNADVWTDHDFDFSQRPAGAAHLVLIPNPPHHPQGDFNLDGARVTRGAPHACTYAGIGVFEPALFRDHAAPHFPLAPLLFELSAAGRLSGEIHPGRWFDIGTLERLAAARAAVAAG; encoded by the coding sequence GTGAAAGCCATGATCCTTGCCGCCGGTCGCGGCCAGCGCCTCGCGCCCCTGACCGACACCCTGCCCAAGCCGCTGGTCGAGGTCGGTGGCACAACGCTCATCGAACGGCATGTCACGCGCCTGTGCGCGGCCGGCCTGCGTGACATCGTCATCAATGTCGCGCATCTCGGCGCGCTCATCGAAGCGCGTCTCGGTGACGGCACGGCCTATGGCGCACGCATCGTCTACTCGCGCGAAACGGAAGGCGCGCTCGAAACCGGCGGCGGCATCGCGCGCGCCCTGCCGTTGCTCGGCGACGCGCCCTTCGTGGTGGTGAACGCCGACGTGTGGACCGATCACGACTTCGATTTCAGTCAGCGCCCGGCCGGCGCCGCGCATCTCGTGCTCATTCCCAACCCGCCGCATCACCCGCAGGGCGACTTTAACCTCGACGGCGCACGTGTCACGCGTGGCGCGCCGCATGCCTGCACCTATGCCGGCATCGGCGTGTTCGAACCTGCCCTGTTCCGCGACCACGCCGCCCCGCATTTTCCGCTCGCGCCCCTGCTGTTCGAACTCAGCGCAGCCGGCCGTCTGAGCGGCGAAATTCACCCGGGACGCTGGTTCGATATCGGTACCCTGGAGCGTCTGGCAGCGGCGCGGGCGGCGGTCGCAGCGGGATAG
- the lptC gene encoding LPS export ABC transporter periplasmic protein LptC — MNAWLTTLAVILLSVGSFWMLHRLELEERNAAARRMHEPDYYIDDMVRRTLGGEGQLANVLYAKRLEHFPDDDSTELASPHLEIYNGRLEPWHVVAERGWVSSGNEVVLLHGPVEIWRQNKAGKRVYQVLTSELRVLPKEQYAESDQPTTIIAPATVSHSIGMRANFAHERLELLNQVRARHEVVKPRS, encoded by the coding sequence ATGAATGCCTGGCTCACCACCCTCGCCGTCATCCTGCTCAGCGTCGGCAGTTTCTGGATGCTGCACCGGCTGGAACTCGAGGAGCGCAACGCCGCCGCGCGGCGCATGCACGAGCCGGACTACTACATCGACGACATGGTCCGTCGCACCCTGGGCGGCGAGGGCCAGCTGGCCAACGTGCTGTATGCCAAGCGCCTCGAGCATTTTCCCGACGACGACTCGACGGAATTGGCCAGCCCGCATCTTGAGATTTACAATGGCAGGCTTGAGCCATGGCATGTCGTTGCCGAGCGTGGCTGGGTGAGTTCGGGTAACGAAGTCGTGCTGCTGCATGGCCCGGTCGAGATCTGGCGACAGAACAAGGCCGGCAAGCGCGTCTACCAGGTGCTGACGTCGGAACTGCGAGTGTTGCCGAAGGAACAATATGCGGAGTCCGACCAGCCGACCACCATCATCGCGCCCGCGACCGTATCCCATTCCATCGGCATGCGCGCCAATTTCGCGCATGAACGCCTCGAACTGTTGAACCAAGTAAGAGCCAGGCATGAAGTCGTCAAGCCGCGGAGTTGA
- the lptB gene encoding LPS export ABC transporter ATP-binding protein — protein MSVLAVSHLAKTYRSRRVVKDVSLTVQSGEVIGLLGPNGAGKTTSFYMIVGLIASEGGSIHLDAEDLTRLPMDVRARKGLGYLPQEASVFRKLTVEQNILGVLEIIAELNDHQRQRRLDALLQEFHIEHIRHNLGMSLSGGERRRVEIARALATEPRFILLDEPFAGVDPISVGDIQRIIRHLKQIGIGVLITDHNVQETLRICDRAYIVNEGTIIAEGDAEAILSDEKVRRVYLGETFKL, from the coding sequence ATGAGCGTGCTCGCGGTCAGCCACCTGGCCAAGACCTACCGTTCACGGCGGGTGGTCAAGGACGTCAGCCTGACGGTGCAAAGCGGTGAAGTGATCGGCCTGCTCGGCCCCAATGGCGCCGGCAAGACCACCAGCTTCTACATGATAGTCGGGCTCATCGCCAGCGAAGGCGGCTCCATCCACCTCGATGCCGAGGACCTCACGCGGCTGCCGATGGACGTTCGTGCGCGCAAGGGACTCGGCTACCTGCCGCAGGAAGCCTCGGTGTTCCGCAAACTGACCGTCGAGCAGAACATCCTGGGCGTGCTCGAGATCATTGCCGAGTTGAACGACCACCAGCGCCAGCGCCGCCTCGACGCGCTGCTGCAGGAATTCCATATCGAGCACATCCGCCACAACCTCGGCATGTCCCTGTCCGGCGGCGAGCGCCGCCGCGTCGAGATTGCCCGCGCGCTGGCCACCGAGCCGCGCTTCATCCTGCTCGACGAACCCTTCGCCGGTGTCGACCCGATTTCGGTCGGCGACATCCAGCGCATCATCCGCCACCTCAAGCAGATCGGCATCGGGGTGCTGATCACCGACCACAACGTGCAGGAAACCCTGCGCATCTGCGACCGCGCCTACATCGTCAACGAGGGCACCATCATCGCCGAGGGCGATGCCGAGGCCATCCTGTCCGACGAAAAGGTCAGGCGCGTGTACCTGGGCGAGACCTTCAAGCTGTAA
- the queE gene encoding 7-carboxy-7-deazaguanine synthase QueE, translated as MPKSAPQSAGAVEASNEPDALRITEIFLSIQGESTTVGLPTVFVRTTGCPLRCQYCDTAYAFSGGARMTLDAILAEVASHGISHVTVTGGEPLAQPASLTLMRRLCDAGYQVSLETSGALDTAAVDPRVMQVVDIKTPASKEAARNLWSNLAHLGAGDQLKFVICDRADYEWSRARLAEMTLAAGVEVLFSPSFETLPARTLAEWILADRLAVRMQVQLHKVLWGNEPGR; from the coding sequence ATGCCGAAGTCCGCGCCGCAGTCCGCCGGCGCCGTCGAGGCGTCGAACGAGCCCGACGCGCTGCGCATCACCGAGATCTTCCTGTCCATCCAGGGTGAGTCGACGACCGTTGGCCTGCCGACTGTGTTCGTGCGCACCACCGGTTGCCCCTTGCGTTGCCAGTACTGCGACACCGCCTACGCTTTCAGCGGCGGCGCGCGCATGACGCTCGACGCCATCCTTGCCGAGGTTGCGAGCCACGGCATCTCTCACGTCACGGTGACCGGCGGCGAGCCGCTGGCGCAGCCGGCCAGCCTCACGCTCATGCGCCGCCTGTGTGACGCCGGCTACCAGGTGTCGCTGGAGACCAGCGGCGCGCTCGATACCGCCGCCGTCGATCCGCGCGTCATGCAGGTGGTCGACATCAAGACCCCGGCCTCGAAGGAGGCGGCGCGCAACCTGTGGTCCAACCTCGCGCACCTCGGTGCGGGCGACCAGTTGAAGTTCGTGATCTGCGATCGTGCCGACTACGAGTGGAGCCGCGCGCGCCTGGCCGAGATGACCCTCGCCGCGGGCGTCGAGGTGCTGTTCTCGCCGAGCTTCGAAACCCTGCCCGCGCGCACGCTGGCCGAATGGATCCTGGCCGACCGCCTCGCGGTGCGCATGCAGGTGCAGTTGCACAAGGTGCTGTGGGGCAATGAGCCGGGACGCTGA
- the ybgF gene encoding tol-pal system protein YbgF, producing the protein MSAMVRHLPRVMKPRSSTWRALLALAVAAVAMPAAAAKDEVPLADRVAKLERTLNSSGLIELSRQIEALQQEVQQLRGDLENQAFTLEQVRKAQRDAYADTDRRLGALEQGNAGAAGVPADPPVSTIDSPTDTAVAGKPSAEAMAVEMQRPAARGRAAAPSEDGIDVSDEAAADMQPRDHPTVVMSPNEAPQEELGGVEPTRVARQADTEDPGMTAPAAAIAADARSETPESEAAYREAFGLLKAGQYEQSIKGFTRYLQQYPNGQYADNAQFWVGEAYYVMRKFEPAITQYQKLISNYPDSQKQAHALLKIAYSFDELGRSDQAVKLLNQLKQKYPDSSAARLADERLQRIRAKAP; encoded by the coding sequence ATGAGCGCCATGGTCCGTCACCTGCCCCGTGTCATGAAACCGCGCAGCTCCACCTGGCGCGCGCTGTTGGCATTGGCGGTGGCGGCCGTTGCCATGCCCGCGGCGGCGGCCAAGGACGAAGTCCCGCTCGCCGACCGCGTGGCCAAGCTCGAGCGCACCTTGAACAGCTCGGGCCTCATCGAGCTGTCCAGGCAAATCGAAGCCCTGCAGCAGGAAGTCCAGCAGCTGCGCGGCGATCTCGAGAACCAGGCGTTCACGCTCGAGCAGGTGCGCAAGGCGCAGCGCGACGCCTATGCCGATACCGACCGTCGTCTCGGCGCCCTCGAGCAGGGTAACGCCGGCGCTGCCGGCGTGCCGGCCGACCCGCCGGTGTCGACCATCGATTCCCCCACCGACACCGCCGTCGCCGGCAAGCCTTCGGCGGAGGCGATGGCGGTTGAAATGCAGCGTCCCGCCGCGCGCGGCCGTGCCGCGGCGCCGAGCGAAGACGGTATCGACGTCAGCGACGAGGCCGCCGCCGACATGCAGCCGCGCGATCATCCGACCGTGGTGATGTCGCCCAACGAAGCGCCGCAAGAGGAGCTGGGCGGTGTGGAGCCGACCCGCGTCGCCCGCCAGGCGGACACTGAAGATCCCGGCATGACCGCGCCGGCTGCCGCCATCGCCGCCGACGCGCGCAGCGAAACGCCCGAATCCGAAGCCGCCTATCGCGAGGCTTTCGGCCTCTTGAAAGCCGGCCAGTACGAACAGTCGATCAAGGGCTTCACGCGCTACCTGCAGCAGTATCCCAACGGCCAGTACGCCGACAACGCCCAGTTCTGGGTGGGCGAGGCCTACTACGTGATGCGCAAGTTCGAACCCGCCATCACCCAGTACCAGAAGCTCATCAGCAATTATCCGGACAGCCAGAAGCAGGCCCACGCTCTGCTCAAGATTGCCTACAGCTTCGATGAGCTCGGGCGCAGCGACCAGGCAGTCAAGCTCTTGAACCAGCTCAAGCAGAAATACCCCGATTCCTCGGCCGCGCGCCTGGCCGACGAGCGCCTGCAGCGCATACGCGCCAAGGCGCCCTGA
- a CDS encoding RNA polymerase factor sigma-54 — MKQSLQLKLGQHLTMTPQLQQAIRLLQLSAMELSVEIQEALDSNMMLEVADGADDYEDPSFSAAEPTASAAGDDCEFEPSFESSFEVGGGDPVETESRAVSEDIPDELPVDSDWDEIYDTLTTSGTTTGNRDSEDGDFERASVSPPSLREHLLWQVNLTPLSDRDRAIAMTIVDDLDAAGYLTSTLEELAATVGAAIDDEFEADEVQAILRLVQGLEPTGVAARDLRECLLLQLAQLPADTPWLVETRRCISDYMEMLASRDYNQLMRRLKLAREELAEVIALIQSLNPRPGSQYSEEATEYIVPDVFVYKVKDRWRVELNAETMPPLRVNPYYASMIKRADNSESNNSLRTHLQEARWFIKSLQSRSETLLRVATAIVERQRAFLEHGEEAMKPLVLHDIAEALEMHESTISRVTTRKYMHTPRGIFELKYFFSSHVSTTLGGEASSTAIRAVIKKLIAAENVQKPLSDHKIAELLSEQGVQVARRTVAKYREAMSIPPSNERKRIA, encoded by the coding sequence ATGAAGCAATCCCTTCAATTGAAGCTCGGCCAGCATCTGACGATGACGCCGCAGCTGCAGCAGGCCATTCGCCTGTTGCAGCTATCCGCCATGGAGCTGTCAGTCGAAATCCAGGAGGCACTGGATTCGAACATGATGCTCGAAGTGGCGGACGGCGCCGATGATTACGAAGACCCGAGCTTCAGCGCCGCCGAACCGACCGCCAGCGCCGCCGGCGACGACTGCGAATTCGAGCCCAGCTTCGAATCGAGCTTCGAAGTGGGTGGCGGCGACCCGGTCGAGACGGAAAGCCGCGCGGTCAGTGAGGATATTCCCGACGAACTGCCGGTCGACAGCGACTGGGACGAAATCTACGACACCCTCACCACGTCCGGCACCACCACCGGCAACCGCGACAGCGAGGACGGCGACTTCGAACGCGCCAGCGTCTCGCCGCCGAGCCTGCGCGAGCACCTCCTGTGGCAGGTCAACCTGACGCCGCTCAGCGACCGTGACCGCGCCATCGCCATGACCATCGTCGACGACCTCGACGCCGCCGGCTACCTGACCAGCACCCTCGAGGAACTGGCGGCCACGGTTGGCGCCGCCATCGACGACGAATTCGAGGCCGACGAAGTGCAGGCCATCCTGCGCCTGGTGCAGGGTCTCGAGCCCACCGGCGTCGCGGCGCGCGATCTGCGCGAATGCCTGCTGCTGCAGCTCGCGCAACTGCCGGCCGACACGCCGTGGCTCGTCGAGACCCGTCGCTGCATATCCGACTACATGGAAATGCTGGCCAGCCGCGATTACAACCAGCTCATGCGTCGCCTGAAGCTGGCGCGCGAGGAGCTCGCCGAGGTCATCGCCCTCATCCAGTCGCTCAATCCGCGCCCCGGCTCCCAGTACAGCGAGGAAGCCACCGAGTACATCGTGCCGGACGTGTTCGTGTACAAGGTCAAGGATCGCTGGCGGGTGGAGCTGAACGCCGAGACCATGCCGCCATTGCGCGTCAACCCCTACTACGCGAGCATGATCAAACGGGCCGACAACAGCGAAAGCAACAATTCGCTGCGTACCCATCTGCAGGAGGCGCGGTGGTTCATCAAGAGTCTGCAAAGCCGCAGTGAAACCCTGTTGCGTGTCGCCACCGCCATCGTCGAGCGCCAGCGTGCGTTCCTGGAACACGGCGAGGAAGCGATGAAACCGCTGGTGCTCCACGACATCGCCGAAGCGCTGGAAATGCACGAGTCGACCATCTCGCGCGTCACAACGCGCAAGTACATGCACACGCCGCGCGGCATCTTCGAGCTCAAGTACTTCTTTTCCAGCCACGTCAGCACCACCTTGGGCGGCGAGGCTTCGTCGACTGCCATCCGCGCGGTGATCAAGAAACTCATCGCCGCCGAAAACGTGCAGAAGCCCCTGAGCGACCACAAGATAGCGGAGCTCTTGTCCGAACAGGGCGTGCAGGTGGCGCGCCGTACCGTCGCCAAGTACCGTGAAGCGATGTCGATCCCGCCTTCCAATGAACGAAAGCGGATCGCTTGA
- the queC gene encoding 7-cyano-7-deazaguanine synthase QueC, translated as MSRDAETRAVVLLSGGLDSATVLAKARADGRCCYALSVDYGQRHRAELDAAARLAARLGAVEHRVVHVDFGQFGGSALTDPALDVPTAPSAGIPITYVPARNTIMLALGLGWCEVLDAHELYIGVNAIDYSGYPDCRPDFIAAFGELARLATRAGVEGREFYVRTPLQHLTKADIIRLGLSLGLDFADTVSCYQSDDDGRACGACDACRLRHEGFRAAGVDDPTRYRPLL; from the coding sequence ATGAGCCGGGACGCTGAAACGCGCGCCGTGGTGCTGCTGTCGGGCGGACTCGACTCGGCGACGGTGCTGGCCAAGGCGCGCGCCGACGGCCGCTGCTGCTATGCCTTGAGCGTCGACTACGGTCAGCGTCACCGCGCCGAACTGGATGCCGCGGCGCGGCTCGCGGCGCGGCTCGGCGCCGTCGAGCATCGCGTGGTGCACGTGGATTTCGGCCAGTTCGGCGGTTCGGCGCTGACCGATCCGGCACTCGATGTGCCGACCGCGCCCAGCGCGGGCATTCCCATCACCTACGTGCCGGCGCGCAACACCATCATGCTGGCCTTGGGCCTTGGCTGGTGCGAAGTGCTGGACGCCCACGAGCTCTACATCGGCGTCAACGCCATCGATTACTCGGGCTATCCCGATTGCCGTCCGGATTTCATCGCCGCTTTCGGCGAACTCGCGCGGCTCGCCACTCGCGCCGGTGTCGAGGGTCGTGAGTTTTACGTGCGCACACCGCTGCAGCACCTGACCAAGGCCGACATCATCAGGCTCGGGCTGTCGCTGGGACTGGACTTCGCCGACACCGTCAGCTGTTACCAGAGCGACGACGACGGTCGAGCCTGCGGCGCCTGCGACGCCTGTCGCTTGCGCCACGAGGGTTTTCGCGCGGCCGGGGTAGATGACCCGACGCGCTACCGGCCGCTTCTCTAA
- a CDS encoding transporter substrate-binding domain-containing protein, producing the protein MLADFARRRGMGIQWIEAERPDELYQRLRRGEGDVIATDLAPEQARDASLLPSRSMGSYRYFAYGRQGIAAEDPRGLKGLKVAISVASPLWPWFEQLRREVAGIVPVLMPNGTPRETLLAGIASGHFDVAIAPARANEKPLADYTDLKALFEVSDQNPVVWYFPAERAALRDALDSYVQRFHAAVLTPQADYGDLAAIKSRGLLRAITRIDAQNYFVRNGRPAGFEYEMVQLFAREHRLRVEYLVADSDQQMLEWLRSGAGDLITTRVRAADVAADGALTQGRSYFHSASVLVGRTGSQLHDLTALAGKRVAVFGNTVEHRALSELVAAGIAIRPVVINPGTPPTYLAEQLENWSIDAAIVDAHLITDLRALHPLLEAGMSVPISYNYAWTTRAQNTGLLRAIDGFARSEFATDTYQILAQRYFDEPRFTYINALARLSPYDNLVRRYADTYDFDWRLIVAQMYFESQFNPAARSSGGALGLMQLTRDTARAMGVANPFDPDAGIRGGVRYLKKLRDHFEEELPPRERTWFALAAYNAGLTRVVLARERAAAAGLDPTRWFGNVETMMGREPNQRAVGPYREAVDYVRGIRSLYNTYNRQQESLTAGLERSPAPPRS; encoded by the coding sequence ATGCTCGCCGATTTCGCGCGCCGCCGCGGCATGGGCATCCAGTGGATTGAAGCCGAACGTCCCGACGAGCTCTATCAACGCCTGCGGCGGGGCGAGGGCGATGTCATCGCCACCGACCTCGCGCCGGAACAGGCGCGCGATGCGAGCCTGCTGCCCAGCCGCTCGATGGGCTCGTACCGCTACTTCGCCTACGGCCGCCAAGGGATAGCGGCCGAGGACCCGCGCGGCCTCAAGGGTCTCAAGGTCGCGATCAGCGTCGCCTCGCCGCTGTGGCCTTGGTTCGAACAGCTGCGCCGCGAAGTGGCGGGCATCGTGCCAGTACTGATGCCCAATGGCACGCCGCGTGAGACCCTGCTGGCCGGCATCGCCAGCGGCCACTTCGACGTCGCCATCGCGCCGGCGCGCGCCAACGAGAAACCACTGGCCGACTACACCGACTTGAAGGCCCTGTTCGAGGTGTCGGATCAGAACCCGGTGGTGTGGTATTTCCCGGCCGAACGCGCCGCCCTGCGCGACGCCCTCGATTCCTACGTGCAGCGCTTCCACGCCGCGGTGCTGACGCCGCAGGCCGACTACGGCGACCTGGCGGCCATCAAGTCGCGCGGCCTGTTGCGCGCCATCACGCGCATCGACGCGCAGAACTACTTCGTGCGTAACGGCCGCCCGGCCGGTTTCGAATACGAGATGGTCCAGTTGTTCGCGCGCGAACACCGGCTGCGCGTCGAATACCTGGTGGCGGACAGCGACCAGCAGATGCTGGAATGGCTGCGCAGCGGCGCCGGCGACCTCATCACCACCCGCGTGCGGGCCGCCGACGTGGCGGCCGACGGCGCCTTGACCCAGGGACGCAGCTATTTCCATTCCGCCTCGGTGCTGGTCGGCCGCACCGGCAGCCAGCTGCACGACCTGACGGCGCTGGCCGGCAAACGCGTGGCGGTGTTCGGCAACACGGTCGAGCACCGTGCCCTGTCGGAGCTGGTGGCGGCCGGCATCGCCATCCGGCCGGTGGTGATCAATCCCGGCACACCGCCGACCTATCTCGCCGAGCAGCTGGAAAACTGGTCCATCGATGCCGCCATCGTCGACGCGCACCTGATTACCGACCTGCGCGCCCTGCATCCTCTGCTGGAAGCCGGCATGTCGGTGCCGATCTCTTATAACTATGCGTGGACCACGCGCGCCCAGAACACCGGCCTGTTGCGCGCCATCGATGGTTTCGCGCGCAGTGAGTTCGCCACCGACACCTACCAGATCCTGGCGCAGCGCTACTTCGACGAGCCGCGCTTCACCTATATCAATGCGCTGGCGCGCCTGTCGCCCTACGACAACCTGGTGCGGCGCTACGCCGACACCTACGACTTCGACTGGCGGCTGATCGTCGCGCAGATGTATTTCGAGAGTCAGTTCAACCCGGCGGCCCGCTCCTCCGGCGGCGCGCTGGGCCTGATGCAATTGACGCGCGACACCGCACGCGCCATGGGCGTCGCCAACCCCTTCGATCCCGACGCCGGCATTCGCGGCGGCGTGCGCTACCTGAAAAAGCTGCGCGATCATTTCGAAGAAGAGCTGCCGCCGCGCGAACGCACCTGGTTCGCGCTGGCCGCCTACAACGCCGGCCTGACGCGCGTCGTCCTGGCACGTGAACGTGCCGCGGCGGCCGGGCTGGACCCGACCCGCTGGTTCGGCAACGTGGAAACCATGATGGGCCGCGAGCCCAACCAGCGCGCGGTCGGCCCCTATCGCGAGGCCGTCGATTACGTGCGCGGCATACGCTCGCTGTACAACACCTACAATCGCCAGCAGGAATCACTGACCGCCGGTCTCGAGCGCAGTCCGGCGCCGCCGCGCAGCTAG